One segment of Verrucomicrobiia bacterium DNA contains the following:
- a CDS encoding alpha-L-fucosidase — translation MKHNHRARLFLAFAPGFLCLAVFAAEPPAPYGPIPTTRQLFRQTSEFYGFLHFTVNTFTDREWGNGDENESVFNPAHFDADQIVRTARMAGMKCLVLTCKHHDGFCLWPSAYTEHSVKNSLWEHGKGDVVKAIAGACRKYGLKFGVYLSPWDRNNASYGTPAYITYYRNQLRELMTRYGPIYEVWFDGANGGSGYYGGARETRRIDNHTYYDWSNTWQIVRELQRNAVMFSDAGPDIRWVGNEEGKAGDPCWDTVDPTGWCPGNADNQQLFHGLRPQPPTPGLRWIPAECDVSIRPGWFYHPSEDARVKTSPQLVDLYYDSIGRGAALLLNIPPDRNGQIHSTDIAALREFRSILDQTFAHDLARHAKVTASNVRGNDRRFSPKNALDPHPGTYWSTDDSVTNAELVLDVGKPITFNVVRLREYLALGQRVDAYGLDQWQDGNWVEFAKGASIGNCRLARVQPITSRKVRVRFTGPVCPAISEVALFAEPMKLDTGTHP, via the coding sequence TTGAAACACAATCACAGAGCCAGATTGTTCCTCGCGTTCGCTCCGGGCTTTTTATGCCTCGCCGTTTTTGCCGCAGAACCACCAGCGCCATACGGCCCCATCCCGACCACCCGCCAATTGTTCCGCCAAACCAGCGAGTTTTACGGCTTCCTCCATTTTACCGTCAACACGTTCACGGACCGGGAATGGGGTAATGGCGATGAAAACGAAAGCGTGTTTAACCCGGCGCATTTCGACGCCGATCAAATCGTTCGCACCGCCAGGATGGCGGGCATGAAATGCCTGGTTCTCACGTGCAAACATCACGACGGCTTTTGCCTCTGGCCTTCGGCCTACACGGAACATTCCGTCAAGAATTCGCTCTGGGAACACGGCAAGGGCGACGTGGTGAAAGCCATTGCCGGCGCCTGCCGAAAATACGGGCTGAAGTTCGGGGTGTATCTCTCGCCCTGGGACCGCAACAACGCCAGCTACGGCACACCCGCCTATATTACTTACTACCGCAATCAGCTCCGCGAGTTGATGACGCGCTACGGGCCGATTTACGAGGTCTGGTTCGACGGCGCCAACGGCGGCAGCGGCTATTATGGCGGCGCCCGCGAAACCCGCCGGATTGACAACCACACCTACTACGACTGGAGCAATACGTGGCAAATTGTGCGCGAGCTTCAACGCAATGCTGTCATGTTCAGCGACGCGGGACCTGACATTCGCTGGGTCGGCAATGAAGAAGGCAAGGCCGGGGACCCCTGCTGGGACACTGTGGACCCCACCGGCTGGTGCCCCGGCAACGCCGATAACCAGCAACTCTTTCACGGCTTGCGCCCGCAGCCACCAACCCCCGGTTTGCGCTGGATTCCTGCCGAGTGCGATGTCTCGATTCGCCCTGGCTGGTTTTATCATCCGAGCGAAGACGCCCGGGTCAAAACATCGCCCCAATTGGTCGATCTCTATTACGACTCGATTGGCCGCGGGGCGGCGCTGCTGCTGAATATTCCGCCGGACCGAAACGGGCAAATCCATTCCACTGACATCGCGGCGCTCCGTGAATTCCGCAGCATTTTAGACCAAACTTTCGCGCATGATTTGGCCCGCCACGCGAAGGTCACCGCATCGAATGTCCGCGGCAACGACAGGCGATTCTCGCCAAAAAACGCCCTCGACCCCCATCCCGGCACCTACTGGTCAACAGACGATTCCGTGACGAACGCAGAATTGGTTTTGGATGTGGGCAAGCCCATAACGTTCAATGTCGTTCGTCTCCGCGAATACCTGGCGCTCGGCCAGCGCGTCGATGCCTACGGCCTGGATCAATGGCAGGATGGGAATTGGGTCGAATTTGCCAAAGGCGCAAGCATTGGCAATTGCCGCCTGGCGCGCGTGCAGCCAATTACTTCAAGAAAAGTCCGCGTGCGTTTCACCGGACCTGTTTGCCCGGCTATCTCTGAAGTCGCCCTGTTCGCCGAACCGATGAAATTGGACACAGGGACCCATCCATAA
- a CDS encoding ABC transporter permease translates to MSDFLFILLPGAMYFWVLFIGQGPLQEILQEKETRVLPRILACPVAPSQYVLSKMLRCFVLCSLAVVLLMISSALLFGIKWGNPLKLGIVIAVWAVSMTGLLAAIYASARTREQANVLAPLVLMLFAMLGGSMFPYENLPSFLQMFGQFSPNRWAVLALQGVARSKPWLDLLKPFSGLAAIGTLGCLFAFLRFQRQLANGGRV, encoded by the coding sequence ATGAGCGATTTTCTGTTCATTCTCTTGCCGGGCGCGATGTACTTTTGGGTCCTGTTCATTGGCCAGGGACCGCTCCAGGAAATCCTGCAGGAAAAAGAAACCCGCGTCCTGCCGCGCATCCTGGCTTGTCCGGTTGCCCCTAGCCAGTACGTGCTGTCCAAGATGCTGCGCTGTTTTGTCCTCTGCAGCCTGGCGGTCGTCCTGCTCATGATTTCGAGCGCCCTCTTGTTTGGCATTAAATGGGGAAATCCCTTAAAGCTGGGCATCGTGATCGCTGTGTGGGCTGTCTCGATGACTGGCCTGCTGGCGGCCATCTATGCCTCCGCGCGCACCCGCGAGCAGGCCAACGTCCTCGCGCCGCTGGTGCTGATGCTCTTTGCCATGCTGGGCGGGAGCATGTTTCCCTATGAAAACCTTCCCAGTTTCCTCCAGATGTTCGGCCAGTTCAGTCCGAACCGCTGGGCCGTGCTCGCCTTGCAAGGAGTCGCCCGCTCCAAACCGTGGCTCGATTTGCTCAAGCCCTTCTCAGGGTTGGCCGCTATCGGGACGTTAGGGTGCCTCTTCGCCTTCCTCCGCTTCCAACGGCAACTGGCCAATGGGGGCCGCGTATGA
- a CDS encoding ABC transporter permease: MKTALRLLLNDLRRDAKRPWSMLLLGAMPLVLSVLIASVFGGHGSGPMPTVHVAVLDQDKDLLTRMLRSLPSQGDAASRLRLHFVESREEGLRLVEQRKASALVVLPREMTANLLEGQTNSIELYENPAEQVLPKVVREGASLLALGLSAAADLLGEPLREMRAMIKSNDFPIDASVSGVASKSVSKLRGMRTYLFPPIIKFETVAAADYTPTLTNTPVIPKTP; this comes from the coding sequence TTGAAAACTGCCCTTCGCCTGCTGCTTAATGATTTGCGGCGCGACGCCAAACGCCCCTGGTCGATGTTGCTGCTGGGGGCCATGCCCTTGGTCTTATCGGTCCTGATTGCCTCGGTCTTCGGCGGACACGGCTCCGGCCCAATGCCGACGGTCCATGTGGCCGTTCTGGACCAGGACAAGGACCTGTTGACCCGCATGCTGCGTTCCCTGCCATCTCAGGGTGATGCCGCCAGCCGCCTGCGCCTCCACTTTGTCGAGAGCCGCGAGGAAGGGCTGAGGCTGGTCGAGCAGCGCAAAGCTTCGGCCCTGGTGGTGCTGCCTAGAGAGATGACAGCCAATTTGCTCGAGGGCCAAACCAATTCCATCGAGCTGTATGAGAATCCGGCCGAGCAGGTCCTGCCGAAAGTTGTCCGCGAGGGCGCCTCGCTTCTGGCGCTGGGCCTGTCCGCCGCGGCTGATTTATTGGGTGAGCCGCTCCGCGAGATGCGCGCAATGATCAAGAGCAATGACTTCCCCATCGACGCCTCCGTCAGCGGGGTCGCCTCCAAATCGGTGAGCAAGCTCCGGGGTATGCGCACGTATCTCTTTCCGCCCATCATCAAGTTCGAAACCGTCGCGGCGGCGGACTACACTCCCACCCTCACCAACACACCTGTCATCCCCAAAACGCCATGA
- a CDS encoding ABC transporter ATP-binding protein yields the protein MIAVKQLSKRFGDLRAVERISFEVAPGELFGFLGPNGAGKTTTISMISGLLRPDEGTVTVGDYNLWESPRQAKALLGLVPQEVALYEEFSARENLAFWGGLYGLPRPVLKKSIDEILGRVGLADRAREPVSRYSGGMKRRLNLAIGLVHRPKVLLLDEPTVGIDPQGRNAILEIIRDIAGEGTTIIFTTHHLEEAEKLCDRVAIMDHGQVLQTGSLRELARVVGDRDVITLRGKFSARQMQQCLGEQPVLVLNVADHLATLHLADGQYGLASLVDRVAKAGIELADLSVQKPTLESVFLKLTGRELRD from the coding sequence ATGATCGCTGTCAAGCAATTGTCAAAAAGGTTCGGCGACCTGCGCGCCGTTGAACGCATCTCATTCGAGGTGGCCCCAGGCGAACTGTTCGGGTTTCTCGGTCCAAACGGCGCAGGCAAGACCACCACCATCTCGATGATCTCCGGCCTGCTCAGGCCCGACGAAGGGACTGTGACGGTTGGCGACTACAATCTCTGGGAGTCGCCTCGCCAAGCCAAGGCGCTGCTGGGTTTGGTTCCCCAGGAAGTTGCCCTGTACGAGGAGTTCAGCGCGAGGGAGAACCTGGCCTTCTGGGGCGGCTTGTATGGATTGCCCAGACCCGTGCTTAAAAAGAGTATCGACGAAATCCTTGGTCGGGTGGGCTTGGCTGACCGCGCGCGCGAGCCCGTATCGCGCTATTCAGGGGGGATGAAGCGGCGGCTCAACCTGGCGATTGGCCTGGTCCACCGGCCCAAGGTGCTGCTGTTGGATGAGCCCACCGTCGGCATTGATCCTCAAGGCCGGAACGCCATTCTCGAAATCATCCGCGACATCGCCGGCGAAGGCACCACCATCATCTTCACCACCCATCACCTCGAAGAGGCCGAAAAACTCTGCGACCGCGTTGCCATCATGGACCACGGGCAAGTCCTCCAGACCGGCTCGTTGCGCGAACTGGCCCGGGTGGTGGGTGATCGGGATGTCATCACGTTGCGCGGCAAATTCTCCGCCCGGCAAATGCAGCAGTGCCTGGGAGAACAGCCGGTTTTGGTTCTCAATGTGGCCGATCACCTGGCCACCCTGCACCTCGCTGACGGCCAATACGGCTTGGCCTCTTTGGTCGATCGGGTTGCCAAAGCCGGCATTGAACTGGCCGATTTATCTGTTCAAAAGCCGACGCTCGAGAGCGTTTTCCTCAAGCTAACAGGCCGGGAGCTGCGCGATTGA